From one Lycium barbarum isolate Lr01 chromosome 6, ASM1917538v2, whole genome shotgun sequence genomic stretch:
- the LOC132643581 gene encoding nuclear transcription factor Y subunit A-1-like: MPSNSKSTNQEETNAFNGARSTVYPEPWWNSAGYNPVSPGLMRENASDSSSLEQSADGQSQSDGGISEEDDDAPEKSQSIVPLHADGSYAKVDQNFQPAGPTIPPRLDGSLAQPQQLELVGHSIACAPNPYVDPYYGGMMTAFGQPLVPPHVLDMHYARMPLPQEMAQEPVYVNAKQYRRILQRRQSRAKAELEKKQIKARKPYLHESRHQHALRRARASGGRFAKKTDASKGAGSVSSSGSEPLQFNAADAQRRHENGRLAELQHSYSNGSSYGNQSSFQESKDEYQSAESREGGPSGK; this comes from the exons ATGCCATCAAATTCCAAAAGCACAAATCAGGAGGAAACCAATGCTTTTAATGGTGCACGTTCCACTGTATATCCTGAACCTTGGTGGAACAGTGCTGGTTATAATCCTGTTTCCCCTGGGTTGATGCGGGAAAATGCATCAGATTCGTCATCATTGGAACAATCTGCGGATGGACAATCACAGTCTGATGGTGGAATCAGTGAGGAAGATGATGATGCCCCTGAAAAATCGCAAAGTATTGTACCTTTGCATGCAG ATGGGAGTTATGCAAAGGTGGATCAGAATTTTCAGCCAGCTGGGCCGACCATACCTCCCAGACTTGATGGCAGCCTAGCACAGCCCCAACAGCTTGAACTTGTTGGGCACTCTATT GCTTGTGCTCCAAACCCATATGTTGATCCATATTATGGTGGGATGATGACAGCGTTTGGCCAGCCTTTG GTTCCTCCTCATGTACTGGATATGCACTATGCAAGGATGCCCTTGCCACAAGAAATGGCTCAAGAACCTGTTTATGTTAATGCTAAGCAATATCGAAGGATCCTGCAGCGAAGACAGTCACGCGCTAAAGCAGAACTTGAAAAGAAACAGATAAAAGCTAGAAAG CCATATCTTCACGAGTCTCGACATCAGCATGCACTGAGGAGGGCAAGGGCCTCGGGAGGACGTTTTGCCAAAAAGACAGATGCTTCTAAGGGTGCTGGCTCTGTGAGTTCATCAGGTTCTGAACCTTTGCAGTTCAATGCTGCTGATGCTCAAAGGAGGCATGAAAATGGAAGGTTGGCCGAGCTCCAGCATTCTTATTCAAACGGTAGCAGTTATGGAAATCAGAGTAGCTTTCAAGAATCAAAAGACGAGTACCAGTCTGCTGAAAGCAGGGAAGGAGGTCCTTCTGGCAAGTAA
- the LOC132643582 gene encoding (R)-linalool synthase TPS5, chloroplastic-like isoform X1, translating into MKAILFNNIGASLPTATLRSRRPTPSTCFPSFNRGQPPLVVSKACLSIAGMKLAEPNPTIRRSGNYKPTKWDFEYIQSVNNNYVGEKYMKRFNELKEEMKKMMVDERSEELEKLELIDNLQRLGVSYHFKDEIKQLLGTIHLSVAPGDPLYSAALKFRLLRQHGFHISQDILNDFKDENDNLKQSFCNDTKGLLQLYEASFLSTETETTLKNATRFTVVHLKNYVDNQYYDTEDNNLMVELVLHALELPRHWMVPRLETEWYISIYERMSNANPLLLELAKLDFNIVQATYQEDLRILSRWWKNSCLAEKMSFSRDILVENFFWAVGIMFEPQHSYFRRMITKVIVFVSIIDDIYDIYGTLDELEVFTDAIQRWDAKAMEQLPDYMKVCYFALFNNINEVAYDVLKDQGIDVLPSLTKSWADLCKSYLQEARWYHNGYKPSLEEYMDNAWISIAVPMVLVHALCLVTNPITKDTLESLSNYPEIIRFSATIFRFADDLEASSDELKKGDVLKSMQCYMNEKGASEEQAREHIRALIKETWESMNTTQRKNSLFSETFVGMAKDITRTAHFMYLHTDVKSSISRILFEPITIPNVPLVPK; encoded by the exons ATGAAGGCAATATTATTCAACAACATAGGGGCATCGCTACCCACGGCCACCTTAAGGTCAAGAAGACCAACTCCATCTACTTGTTTTCCCTCGTTCAATCGAGGTCAGCCACCACTAGTTGTATCAAAAGCGTGCCTCTCTATAGCCGGCATGAAATTAGCTGAACCAAATCCCACTATTCGACGTTCAGGGAATTACAAACCTACTAAGTGGGATTTTGAATATATTCAGTCCGTCAACAATAATTACGTG GGAGAGAAGTATATGAAGCGCTTTAATGAACtaaaagaggaaatgaagaagatgaTGGTTGACGAGAGATCTGAAGAATTAGAAAAGTTGGAGCTGATTGATAATTTACAGAGGCTTGGAGTAAGTTACCACTTCAAGGATGAAATCAAGCAATTATTGGGGACCATTCACCTAAGTGTGGCCCCTGGAGATCCATTATACTCCGCAGCCTTGAAATTTAGGCTCTTGAGACAACATGGTTTTCATATCTCTCAAG ATATATTGAACGATTTCAAGGATGAAAATGACAATCTGAAGCAGAGTTTTTGTAACGACACAAAAGGTTTGTTACAACTATATGAAGCATCGTTTCTCTCTACAGAAACTGAAACCACTTTAAAAAATGCAACAAGATTCACAGTGGTACATTTAAAAAATTATGTTGATAATCAGTATTATGATACTGAAGACAATAATCTAATGGTGGAATTAGTCCTTCACGCCTTGGAACTTCCAAGACATTGGATGGTGCCAAGATTAGAGACAGAATGGTATATTAGCATTTATGAGAGAATGTCAAATGCTAATCCTCTTTTGCTCGAGCTTGCTAAGTTGGACTTTAATATTGTTCAAGCCACATATCAAGAAGATTTGAGAATTCTGTCAAG GTGGTGGAAGAACTCATGTCTTGCAGAAAAGATGTCATTTTCAAGGGATATACTGGTGGAGAATTTTTTTTGGGCAGTTGGAATAATGTTTGAGCCTCAACACAGCTATTTTCGGAGAATGATCACAAAGGTCATTGTTTTTGTCTCAATCATAGATgatatttatgatatttatggCACTCTTGATGAATTGGAAGTCTTCACGGATGCAATTCAAAG ATGGGATGCCAAAGCAATGGAACAACTTCCAGACTATATGAAAGTATGTTATTTTGCACTCTTCAATAATATCAATGAAGTAGCGTATGACGTTCTCAAAGATCAAGGGATCGATGTCTTGCCCAGCCTTACAAAATCA TGGGCAGATTTATGCAAATCATACTTACAAGAAGCAAGATGGTATCACAATGGATATAAGCCAAGTCTGGAAGAATACATGGATAATGCATGGATTTCAATTGCAGTTCCTATGGTATTAGTCCACGCTTTGTGCCTTGTCACCAATCCAATAACTAAAGATACATTGGAATCCTTAAGCAATTATCCTGAAATAATTCGTTTCTCTGCTACAATTTTTCGGTTTGCTGATGATTTGGAGGCATCATCG GATGAATTGAAAAAAGGCGACGTTCTCAAGTCAATGCAGTGTTACATGAACGAAAAGGGTGCTTCTGAAGAACAGGCAAGAGAACATATTAGAGCTTTGATAAAGGAGACATGGGAATCGATGAACACAACTCAGAGGAAAAATTCTCTATTTTCTGAAACATTTGTTGGAATGGCAAAAGATATTACAAGAACAGCACACTTCATGTATCTTCATACCGATGTTAAAAGTAGCATCTCCAGAATACTTTTTGAGCCTATCACCATTCCTAATGTTCCATTGGTTCCCAAGTAA
- the LOC132643582 gene encoding (R)-linalool synthase TPS5, chloroplastic-like isoform X2 → MKAILFNNIGASLPTATLRSRRPTPSTCFPSFNRGQPPLVVSKACLSIAGMKLAEPNPTIRRSGNYKPTKWDFEYIQSVNNNYVGEKYMKRFNELKEEMKKMMVDERSEELEKLELIDNLQRLGVSYHFKDEIKQLLGTIHLSVAPGDPLYSAALKFRLLRQHGFHISQDILNDFKDENDNLKQSFCNDTKGLLQLYEASFLSTETETTLKNATRFTVVHLKNYVDNQYYDTEDNNLMVELVLHALELPRHWMVPRLETEWYISIYERMSNANPLLLELAKLDFNIVQATYQEDLRILSRWWKNSCLAEKMSFSRDILVENFFWAVGIMFEPQHSYFRRMITKVIVFVSIIDDIYDIYGTLDELEVFTDAIQRWDAKAMEQLPDYMKVCYFALFNNINEVAYDVLKDQGIDVLPSLTKSWADLCKSYLQEARWYHNGYKPSLEEYMDNAWISIAVPMDELKKGDVLKSMQCYMNEKGASEEQAREHIRALIKETWESMNTTQRKNSLFSETFVGMAKDITRTAHFMYLHTDVKSSISRILFEPITIPNVPLVPK, encoded by the exons ATGAAGGCAATATTATTCAACAACATAGGGGCATCGCTACCCACGGCCACCTTAAGGTCAAGAAGACCAACTCCATCTACTTGTTTTCCCTCGTTCAATCGAGGTCAGCCACCACTAGTTGTATCAAAAGCGTGCCTCTCTATAGCCGGCATGAAATTAGCTGAACCAAATCCCACTATTCGACGTTCAGGGAATTACAAACCTACTAAGTGGGATTTTGAATATATTCAGTCCGTCAACAATAATTACGTG GGAGAGAAGTATATGAAGCGCTTTAATGAACtaaaagaggaaatgaagaagatgaTGGTTGACGAGAGATCTGAAGAATTAGAAAAGTTGGAGCTGATTGATAATTTACAGAGGCTTGGAGTAAGTTACCACTTCAAGGATGAAATCAAGCAATTATTGGGGACCATTCACCTAAGTGTGGCCCCTGGAGATCCATTATACTCCGCAGCCTTGAAATTTAGGCTCTTGAGACAACATGGTTTTCATATCTCTCAAG ATATATTGAACGATTTCAAGGATGAAAATGACAATCTGAAGCAGAGTTTTTGTAACGACACAAAAGGTTTGTTACAACTATATGAAGCATCGTTTCTCTCTACAGAAACTGAAACCACTTTAAAAAATGCAACAAGATTCACAGTGGTACATTTAAAAAATTATGTTGATAATCAGTATTATGATACTGAAGACAATAATCTAATGGTGGAATTAGTCCTTCACGCCTTGGAACTTCCAAGACATTGGATGGTGCCAAGATTAGAGACAGAATGGTATATTAGCATTTATGAGAGAATGTCAAATGCTAATCCTCTTTTGCTCGAGCTTGCTAAGTTGGACTTTAATATTGTTCAAGCCACATATCAAGAAGATTTGAGAATTCTGTCAAG GTGGTGGAAGAACTCATGTCTTGCAGAAAAGATGTCATTTTCAAGGGATATACTGGTGGAGAATTTTTTTTGGGCAGTTGGAATAATGTTTGAGCCTCAACACAGCTATTTTCGGAGAATGATCACAAAGGTCATTGTTTTTGTCTCAATCATAGATgatatttatgatatttatggCACTCTTGATGAATTGGAAGTCTTCACGGATGCAATTCAAAG ATGGGATGCCAAAGCAATGGAACAACTTCCAGACTATATGAAAGTATGTTATTTTGCACTCTTCAATAATATCAATGAAGTAGCGTATGACGTTCTCAAAGATCAAGGGATCGATGTCTTGCCCAGCCTTACAAAATCA TGGGCAGATTTATGCAAATCATACTTACAAGAAGCAAGATGGTATCACAATGGATATAAGCCAAGTCTGGAAGAATACATGGATAATGCATGGATTTCAATTGCAGTTCCTATG GATGAATTGAAAAAAGGCGACGTTCTCAAGTCAATGCAGTGTTACATGAACGAAAAGGGTGCTTCTGAAGAACAGGCAAGAGAACATATTAGAGCTTTGATAAAGGAGACATGGGAATCGATGAACACAACTCAGAGGAAAAATTCTCTATTTTCTGAAACATTTGTTGGAATGGCAAAAGATATTACAAGAACAGCACACTTCATGTATCTTCATACCGATGTTAAAAGTAGCATCTCCAGAATACTTTTTGAGCCTATCACCATTCCTAATGTTCCATTGGTTCCCAAGTAA
- the LOC132643582 gene encoding (R)-linalool synthase TPS5, chloroplastic-like isoform X3, which translates to MKAILFNNIGASLPTATLRSRRPTPSTCFPSFNRGQPPLVVSKACLSIAGMKLAEPNPTIRRSGNYKPTKWDFEYIQSVNNNYVGEKYMKRFNELKEEMKKMMVDERSEELEKLELIDNLQRLGVSYHFKDEIKQLLGTIHLSVAPGDPLYSAALKFRLLRQHGFHISQDILNDFKDENDNLKQSFCNDTKGLLQLYEASFLSTETETTLKNATRFTVVHLKNYVDNQYYDTEDNNLMVELVLHALELPRHWMVPRLETEWYISIYERMSNANPLLLELAKLDFNIVQATYQEDLRILSRWWKNSCLAEKMSFSRDILVENFFWAVGIMFEPQHSYFRRMITKVIVFVSIIDDIYDIYGTLDELEVFTDAIQRWDAKAMEQLPDYMKVCYFALFNNINEVAYDVLKDQGIDVLPSLTKSDELKKGDVLKSMQCYMNEKGASEEQAREHIRALIKETWESMNTTQRKNSLFSETFVGMAKDITRTAHFMYLHTDVKSSISRILFEPITIPNVPLVPK; encoded by the exons ATGAAGGCAATATTATTCAACAACATAGGGGCATCGCTACCCACGGCCACCTTAAGGTCAAGAAGACCAACTCCATCTACTTGTTTTCCCTCGTTCAATCGAGGTCAGCCACCACTAGTTGTATCAAAAGCGTGCCTCTCTATAGCCGGCATGAAATTAGCTGAACCAAATCCCACTATTCGACGTTCAGGGAATTACAAACCTACTAAGTGGGATTTTGAATATATTCAGTCCGTCAACAATAATTACGTG GGAGAGAAGTATATGAAGCGCTTTAATGAACtaaaagaggaaatgaagaagatgaTGGTTGACGAGAGATCTGAAGAATTAGAAAAGTTGGAGCTGATTGATAATTTACAGAGGCTTGGAGTAAGTTACCACTTCAAGGATGAAATCAAGCAATTATTGGGGACCATTCACCTAAGTGTGGCCCCTGGAGATCCATTATACTCCGCAGCCTTGAAATTTAGGCTCTTGAGACAACATGGTTTTCATATCTCTCAAG ATATATTGAACGATTTCAAGGATGAAAATGACAATCTGAAGCAGAGTTTTTGTAACGACACAAAAGGTTTGTTACAACTATATGAAGCATCGTTTCTCTCTACAGAAACTGAAACCACTTTAAAAAATGCAACAAGATTCACAGTGGTACATTTAAAAAATTATGTTGATAATCAGTATTATGATACTGAAGACAATAATCTAATGGTGGAATTAGTCCTTCACGCCTTGGAACTTCCAAGACATTGGATGGTGCCAAGATTAGAGACAGAATGGTATATTAGCATTTATGAGAGAATGTCAAATGCTAATCCTCTTTTGCTCGAGCTTGCTAAGTTGGACTTTAATATTGTTCAAGCCACATATCAAGAAGATTTGAGAATTCTGTCAAG GTGGTGGAAGAACTCATGTCTTGCAGAAAAGATGTCATTTTCAAGGGATATACTGGTGGAGAATTTTTTTTGGGCAGTTGGAATAATGTTTGAGCCTCAACACAGCTATTTTCGGAGAATGATCACAAAGGTCATTGTTTTTGTCTCAATCATAGATgatatttatgatatttatggCACTCTTGATGAATTGGAAGTCTTCACGGATGCAATTCAAAG ATGGGATGCCAAAGCAATGGAACAACTTCCAGACTATATGAAAGTATGTTATTTTGCACTCTTCAATAATATCAATGAAGTAGCGTATGACGTTCTCAAAGATCAAGGGATCGATGTCTTGCCCAGCCTTACAAAATCA GATGAATTGAAAAAAGGCGACGTTCTCAAGTCAATGCAGTGTTACATGAACGAAAAGGGTGCTTCTGAAGAACAGGCAAGAGAACATATTAGAGCTTTGATAAAGGAGACATGGGAATCGATGAACACAACTCAGAGGAAAAATTCTCTATTTTCTGAAACATTTGTTGGAATGGCAAAAGATATTACAAGAACAGCACACTTCATGTATCTTCATACCGATGTTAAAAGTAGCATCTCCAGAATACTTTTTGAGCCTATCACCATTCCTAATGTTCCATTGGTTCCCAAGTAA